AGGATGTATCGGAGGTGGTGGTAGTGGAGACGCGAGTGGGGAAGTCTGGGTATCCGATTCCGGTGCGTTGGACGCTACAGAACGATGCTGGGGTAGTCACGAGCGAGTATGATTTGCGTGATGAAGGGGTGGAGCCGTTGGAGAGGGAGTTTACGTTGTCGGCGTTTGGATTGCCGGAGCCGGTGGGTGTGGAGTGGGAGCGTCCGGTGCGGTGGTATTTGTGGCTGATGCTGGCGGGGATGGTGTGTTTGGTAGCCGGCGGAGTATTTTATTGGCTGAGCCGCCGCCGAGCCGGAGGGACGAACTGAGGGGAGACTATTGGGTCGCAGAAACTCCCGTGATCTTGAAGTTGAGGTTTTCACTCTGATTACCGGAGCATATCGAAGTGTGGAGAAGGTATAGGTTGGGGTGTGGTAGGCTGTTGTCATATCGGTGGGTTGTGGTAATCTGGATGGGGAAGGGTTTAGCGTTGCTGGT
This genomic interval from Thermogemmata fonticola contains the following:
- a CDS encoding DUF3099 domain-containing protein; this translates as DVSEVVVVETRVGKSGYPIPVRWTLQNDAGVVTSEYDLRDEGVEPLEREFTLSAFGLPEPVGVEWERPVRWYLWLMLAGMVCLVAGGVFYWLSRRRAGGTN